One genomic region from Equus asinus isolate D_3611 breed Donkey chromosome 8, EquAss-T2T_v2, whole genome shotgun sequence encodes:
- the LOC139045876 gene encoding histone H3.1: MARTKQTARKSTGGKAPRKQLATKAARKSAPATGGVKKPHRYRPGTVALREIRRYQKSTELLIRKLPFQRLVREIAQDFKTDLRFQSSAVMALQEACEAYLVGLFEDTNLCAIHAKRVTIMPKDIQLARRIRGERA, encoded by the coding sequence ATGGCTCGGACTAAACAGACAGCTCGTAAGTCCACCGGCGGCAAGGCGCCCCGCAAGCAGCTGGCCACCAAGGCGGCTCGCAAGAGCGCGCCGGCCACGGGCGGCGTGAAGAAGCCCCACCGCTACCGGCCCGGCACGGTGGCCCTGCGCGAGATCCGCCGCTACCAGAAGTCCACCGAGCTGCTGATCCGCAAGCTGCCCTTCCAGCGCTTGGTGCGCGAGATCGCGCAGGACTTCAAGACCGACCTGCGCTTCCAGAGCTCGGCCGTGATGGCGCTGCAGGAGGCGTGCGAGGCCTACCTGGTGGGGCTCTTTGAGGACACCAATCTCTGCGCCATCCACGCCAAGCGCGTCACCATCATGCCCAAGGACATCCAGCTCGCGCGACGCATCCGTGGGGAGAGAGCATAA
- the LOC106837811 gene encoding histone H2B type 1-C/E/F/G/I-like, with the protein MPEPAKSAPVPKKGSKKAVTKAQKKDGKKRKRSRKESYSVYVYKVLKQVHPDTGISSKAMGIMNSFVNDIFERIAGEASRLAHYNKRSTITSREIQTAVRLLLPGELAKHAVSEGTKAVTKYTSSK; encoded by the coding sequence ATGCCTGAACCAGCGAAGTCCGCTCCGGTCCCGAAGAAGGGTTCTAAGAAAGCGGTGACCAAGGCGCAGAAAAAAGATGGCAAGAAGCGCAAGCGCAGCCGCAAGGAAAGTTACTCTGTCTACGTGTACAAGGTGCTGAAGCAGGTCCACCCCGACACCGGCATCTCGTCCAAGGCCATGGGCATCATGAACTCGTTCGTCAACGACATCTTCGAGCGCATCGCAGGCGAGGCGTCGCGCCTGGCGCATTACAACAAGCGCTCGACCATCACCTCCAGGGAGATCCAGACGGCCGTGCGCCTGCTGCTGCCCGGGGAGCTGGCCAAGCACGCGGTGTCGGAGGGCACCAAGGCCGTCACCAAGTACACCAGCTCCAAGTAA
- the LOC106837809 gene encoding histone H2A type 1-D, with protein sequence MSGRGKQGGKARAKAKTRSSRAGLQFPVGRVHRLLRKGNYSERVGAGAPVYLAAVLEYLTAEILELAGNAARDNKKTRIIPRHLQLAIRNDEELNKLLGKVTIAQGGVLPNIQAVLLPKKTESHHKAKGK encoded by the coding sequence ATGTCTGGACGCGGAAAACAGGGAGGTAAGGCTCGTGCCAAGGCCAAGACCCGCTCTTCTCGGGCCGGGCTGCAGTTCCCCGTGGGCCGAGTGCACCGCCTGCTCCGCAAGGGCAACTACTCCGAACGGGTGGGGGCCGGTGCTCCCGTTTACCTGGCGGCGGTGCTGGAGTACCTGACGGCCGAGATCCTGGAGCTGGCGGGCAACGCGGCCCGCGACAACAAAAAGACGCGCATCATCCCCCGCCACCTGCAGCTGGCCATTCGCAACGACGAGGAGCTCAACAAGCTGCTGGGGAAAGTGACCATCGCGCAGGGCGGTGTGCTGCCCAACATCCAGGCCGTGCTGCTGCCCAAGAAGACCGAGAGTCACCATAAGGCCAAGGGGAAGTGA